The genomic interval GAGTATATTGAGGACGCCGAGAAGCGCCTTCATGATCAAGTGCGAGCCACCATCGGTCTAGCTCCAATCTTGAAGATGCCAGGAAATTACGCGAGGGCTCTCTTTGACGCTAGCAATGAATCAACCTTTCTCGAGCTCATCCCCAACCAAGACAGAAAGAGTAATCTTCAGTCAGTTCTAAGAGATTTCTGCTTTTTAAGGAGGATTTATAGGGAGAGAAACCAGAAGCTGAAGAAGGTACAAATTACAAGTCTACGGCTGTCAATATGGGGAAGAAACTCATTGATAATTTCAGTACTATGTTTCCTGGCCGAACTACATGTATCTCCATAAAATGATTGAGCATGTGCAAGAAGTACTGGAGGATCCACAAGGTCCTGGCAGCATTGGTTCACTCAGTGGAGAAGGAAATGAAGCTGCCAACAAGCTTTTCAGACATCTTAGGAAACATGCAGCATGGAGAGGAGTTATGACGGACTGAGAAACATGCTATGGATGCACTGGCTGTTTACAAGTCCGAAACTGCAAAGCTTGAGAGCAGCAAGTTTGGTACAGCACAGATACCATTGCTCAAAGTGTGGGGCAGAAGGACACAGTAAGACAACTTGCACTTCTTCCAGTGCAAGCGAATGATTATTAGTGCATTTTGTTCTCTAGAACATCACCGACCATCTTCCCGTACATTACGGATTCCCTTATAGACTTCATGTATTTGATTATAAAATTTACCAATCTGATTTTAGATCATGTCTTTAAAACGCATCATGTgttctttgaaataatttttcaacTTATTGGACATTGAATTCAAACTTTACAAGAGCGTTGCTAAGGTGaacacataatacgcccgcctgtaaagCGGAAAAtgggagttattggtcaagcaagaaaagtggaaggtggcaacTTCACCTATGACTGTCTGACCTCAACATCAATAGAATTCCTGAGATCTATGcaagtatcatacacaccaaattatatgagcctataggttaagttaaactaaacaAGGACTACAGAAGGGTAttaaagatgaaaacatgtcactgtgaccttgacctttgacctcaaaatcaataggctttctgggatccatgctagaaaaaaaaaattatatgagcctaggttaagttaaactaaagttatcacgtttacaaggacttcagaagggtaagataaaacatgtcactgtgatcttgacctttgaccttttgacctcaa from Lytechinus pictus isolate F3 Inbred chromosome 2, Lp3.0, whole genome shotgun sequence carries:
- the LOC129253642 gene encoding V(D)J recombination-activating protein 1-like — encoded protein: MGRYVEVNPDKLSSSDLAEKAKGVQRKPVLLSDPRMKLVVATHVDINLGQYFKKLIIREIAGVQVWDAGNDVKEYIEDAEKRLHDQVRATIGLAPILKMPGNYARALFDASNESTFLELIPNQDRKSNLQSVLRDFCFLRRIYRERNQKLKKYYVSWPNYMYLHKMIEHVQEVLEDPQGPGSIGSLSGEGNEAANKLFRHLRKHAAWRGVMTD